From Variovorax sp. J2L1-78, the proteins below share one genomic window:
- a CDS encoding fused MFS/spermidine synthase → MELPIAHLLMVLSGAAALAWQMVWTAEFGAAMGHEIVAVLAVLAAFFGGLAMGAQMLGRTLARSRWPGRWYAGCELLLLAWGLALTVTMPSLIDATARLIGPEPSVLRHWTVAFLFPFLLLLPASAAMGATLPALERQLSTARSRLGGLYAANTFGAVLGLLLAVFVLMPHVGLLRTALFCAAANALCAVLAWWLWRNAPVTPITVADRPMPSTAGRRVPALLVATGVLGIGYEVLAVRVLSQVTESTVYSYALLLAMYLLGTAAGAAIYQRLAHRAGDPRQLRDRLLLALATTVLLSGLALGGADALCAWPARWMGPGAAGALAGEALAAAAAMGAPTLVMGALFTHLCIEAQSGGLPLGRALALNTAGAALAPALVGVWLIPALGAPAGLALMVAGYLLLQSPVRWRRPQTVAIAAMAGATLLWGASLRFVDVPDGGRVLSYDDGVMAAVSVVADADGVARLRINNRAQEGSSASGLVEWRLAQLPLLLHTTPPRQALFLGLGTGFTAAAAAQEPGLQVHAVELLPEVIAAAALFAKSPAAPVPLQPLHTVSADARRFVQASDAHYDVIVADLFHPARSGAGALYTVEQFAAVRARLAPGGVFCQWLALHQMDLDTLRSIVAAFLAVYPDAIAVMASNSLDTPVLGLIARPDDPAIDLAAVRTRLAQSAGPSQQAAARLEDEFAVVGSVLAGPTTLARFARGATANTDDRPVVVHQAPWATYAPPSTPRERLMQLLGELQPHATELLRQPRDAEADRMQAYWAARRLYLAFGATVRPVADPGEMLRRVQKPLMGLLRQSPEFRPACEPLVAMANALRGSDPARAEAVTAALDGIGARCAHAARTTAPAS, encoded by the coding sequence ATGGAACTCCCCATTGCTCATCTCTTGATGGTGCTGTCCGGTGCGGCCGCGCTCGCCTGGCAGATGGTCTGGACCGCTGAATTCGGTGCCGCGATGGGCCACGAGATCGTGGCCGTGCTGGCCGTGCTGGCCGCCTTCTTCGGCGGCCTCGCCATGGGCGCACAGATGCTGGGCCGGACGCTGGCACGCAGCCGCTGGCCCGGGCGCTGGTACGCCGGCTGCGAGCTGCTGTTGCTGGCGTGGGGCCTGGCCCTCACCGTGACCATGCCTTCGCTGATCGACGCCACGGCGCGGCTGATCGGCCCCGAACCGTCGGTGCTGCGGCACTGGACGGTCGCCTTTCTCTTTCCGTTCCTCCTGCTGCTGCCCGCCAGCGCGGCGATGGGCGCCACCTTGCCCGCGCTCGAGCGCCAGCTGAGCACCGCGCGCAGCCGCCTCGGCGGGCTCTATGCGGCCAACACCTTCGGTGCGGTGCTCGGCCTGCTGCTGGCGGTGTTCGTCCTCATGCCCCATGTCGGCCTGCTGCGCACCGCCCTCTTCTGCGCCGCGGCGAATGCGCTGTGCGCGGTGCTGGCCTGGTGGCTGTGGCGCAATGCACCGGTGACACCGATCACGGTGGCCGACCGGCCGATGCCATCGACAGCCGGCCGCCGCGTGCCCGCCCTGCTGGTGGCCACCGGCGTGCTCGGCATCGGCTACGAGGTGCTCGCGGTGCGCGTGCTCAGCCAGGTGACCGAGAGCACCGTCTACAGCTACGCACTGCTGCTCGCCATGTACCTGCTCGGCACGGCCGCGGGTGCAGCGATCTACCAGCGACTGGCGCATCGTGCCGGCGATCCGCGCCAGCTACGCGACCGGCTGCTGCTCGCGCTGGCGACCACGGTGCTGCTGTCGGGCCTGGCCCTCGGCGGGGCCGATGCGCTGTGCGCCTGGCCCGCACGCTGGATGGGCCCCGGCGCGGCCGGTGCGCTCGCCGGTGAAGCGCTGGCGGCCGCGGCGGCCATGGGGGCGCCGACGCTGGTGATGGGCGCGCTGTTCACGCACCTGTGCATCGAAGCGCAGTCCGGCGGGCTGCCGCTCGGACGCGCGCTGGCGCTCAACACCGCGGGCGCGGCCCTCGCCCCGGCGCTGGTGGGCGTGTGGCTGATCCCCGCACTGGGTGCGCCGGCCGGTCTGGCCCTGATGGTCGCGGGCTACCTGCTGCTGCAATCGCCCGTGCGTTGGCGGCGTCCGCAGACCGTGGCGATCGCCGCGATGGCCGGCGCGACGCTGCTGTGGGGCGCGAGCCTGCGTTTCGTCGACGTGCCCGACGGCGGCCGGGTGCTGAGCTACGACGACGGCGTGATGGCGGCCGTGAGCGTGGTGGCCGACGCCGATGGCGTGGCGCGCCTGCGCATCAACAACCGCGCGCAGGAAGGCAGCAGCGCCAGCGGCCTGGTCGAGTGGCGCCTGGCCCAACTGCCGCTGCTGCTGCACACGACGCCGCCCCGGCAGGCGCTCTTCCTGGGGCTGGGCACCGGCTTCACCGCGGCCGCCGCGGCGCAGGAACCGGGCTTGCAGGTGCACGCGGTGGAGCTGCTGCCCGAGGTGATCGCGGCGGCCGCGCTGTTCGCGAAGTCGCCGGCCGCCCCCGTGCCGCTGCAGCCGCTGCACACCGTGTCGGCCGACGCGCGGCGCTTCGTGCAGGCGTCCGACGCGCACTACGACGTGATCGTGGCCGACCTGTTCCATCCCGCGCGCAGCGGCGCCGGTGCGCTCTACACGGTGGAGCAGTTCGCCGCGGTGCGCGCGCGCCTGGCACCCGGTGGCGTCTTCTGCCAGTGGCTGGCACTGCACCAGATGGACCTCGACACCCTGCGCAGCATCGTCGCGGCCTTCCTGGCCGTGTACCCGGACGCGATCGCGGTGATGGCCAGCAACAGCCTCGACACGCCGGTGCTGGGGCTGATCGCACGGCCGGACGATCCGGCCATCGACCTCGCAGCCGTGCGTACCCGGCTCGCGCAATCTGCCGGCCCGTCGCAACAGGCCGCTGCACGGCTCGAAGACGAGTTCGCCGTGGTCGGCAGCGTGCTCGCCGGGCCGACAACACTCGCGCGCTTCGCCCGAGGCGCCACCGCCAACACCGACGACCGCCCGGTGGTCGTCCACCAGGCCCCCTGGGCCACCTATGCCCCGCCCTCGACCCCGCGCGAGCGGCTGATGCAGCTGCTGGGCGAACTGCAACCGCACGCCACGGAGCTGCTGCGCCAGCCGCGCGATGCCGAGGCCGATCGCATGCAGGCCTACTGGGCCGCGCGCCGGCTCTACCTCGCGTTCGGTGCCACCGTGCGCCCCGTCGCCGACCCGGGCGAGATGCTGCGGCGCGTGCAGAAGCCGCTGATGGGCCTGCTGCGCCAGAGCCCCGAATTCCGCCCTGCCTGCGAGCCCCTGGTCGCGATGGCCAACGCCCTGCGCGGCAGCGACCCGGCCCGCGCAGAGGCCGTCACCGCCGCGCTCGACGGCATCGGCGCGCGGTGCGCCCACGCCGCACGCACCACCGCGCCGGCGTCCTGA
- a CDS encoding peptidylprolyl isomerase: MDLSNALKRAAREPLLHFLFLGLLLFGVDHVLNARREDPQTIVVGADVQKEVREIFVAGMQREPSPGDMQKLIDRWVDNEVLYREGLSLGLDRGDSTIRERVIFKAMSIARSGITLPTIDEPTLRAWFEARRDRYDTPARYDFMEAVVIGDSTPEALETFAAALNGTAKSDTQSDLRVFKDRPHTNLVESYGSDFADKLAQLKVGEWQAVPSSAGLRVVRVEAIKPGATAKFEDMKDSVHQDWKDDTMAQRTSDAVHEMSKKYAIRTEGAKP, from the coding sequence ATGGACCTTTCCAACGCCCTGAAACGCGCAGCCCGCGAGCCGCTGCTTCACTTCCTGTTCCTCGGCCTGCTGCTGTTCGGCGTCGACCATGTGCTCAACGCCCGCCGCGAAGACCCGCAGACCATCGTCGTGGGTGCCGACGTGCAGAAGGAAGTGCGCGAGATCTTCGTGGCCGGCATGCAGCGCGAGCCGTCGCCCGGCGACATGCAGAAGCTGATCGACCGCTGGGTCGACAACGAGGTGCTCTACCGCGAAGGCCTGTCGCTCGGCCTGGACCGCGGCGACAGCACCATCCGCGAGCGCGTGATCTTCAAGGCCATGAGCATCGCGCGCAGCGGCATCACCCTGCCGACCATCGACGAGCCGACGTTGCGGGCGTGGTTCGAGGCGCGTCGCGACCGCTACGACACGCCGGCCCGCTACGACTTCATGGAAGCGGTGGTGATCGGCGACAGCACGCCCGAGGCGCTGGAGACCTTCGCCGCCGCCCTGAACGGCACCGCGAAGAGCGACACGCAGAGCGACCTGCGCGTCTTCAAGGACCGCCCGCACACGAACCTGGTCGAAAGCTACGGCAGCGATTTCGCCGACAAGCTGGCCCAGCTCAAGGTCGGCGAGTGGCAGGCCGTGCCGAGCAGCGCCGGCCTGCGCGTGGTCCGCGTCGAGGCGATCAAGCCCGGCGCGACCGCGAAGTTCGAGGACATGAAGGACTCGGTCCACCAGGACTGGAAGGACGACACGATGGCGCAGCGCACGTCGGACGCGGTGCACGAGATGAGCAAGAAGTACGCGATCCGCACTGAGGGTGCGAAGCCATGA
- a CDS encoding HupE/UreJ family protein — translation MTTVWRFVLRTLFVLAIGWHAAGAGAHEMSIAEMTMREVGAGQFVWSWGAPGKSRPVAEELTPTWPEGCVGDAQTVQCPGPMTGTLSIDGVGKAYSAALVRIHWRDGQQSVHTLSGSQPSVQLFGGARDERGGLELAKVYGLLGVEHILSGIDHLLFVIGLLFLVGLNKRLIGTISAFTLAHSFTLAASALGWLTLRSPPVEATIALSIVLVAAEALNDRQTWSRRWPALVAFLFGLIHGLGFAGALKDIGLPQQNIPLALLSFNLGVEAGQLMVVALAWGLTVLLRRHAFALAVKRPALYGIGALASFWTISRIVAIAG, via the coding sequence ATGACGACCGTCTGGCGATTTGTGCTGCGCACCCTGTTCGTGCTGGCCATCGGCTGGCACGCGGCCGGCGCCGGCGCGCACGAGATGAGCATCGCCGAGATGACGATGCGTGAGGTCGGCGCGGGCCAGTTCGTCTGGTCCTGGGGCGCGCCGGGCAAGAGCCGGCCGGTCGCCGAGGAACTCACGCCGACCTGGCCCGAGGGCTGCGTGGGCGACGCGCAAACCGTACAGTGCCCCGGGCCGATGACGGGCACCCTGTCGATCGACGGCGTGGGCAAGGCCTACTCGGCGGCGCTCGTTCGCATCCACTGGCGTGACGGCCAGCAGAGCGTCCACACGCTCAGCGGCTCGCAACCGAGCGTGCAGCTCTTCGGCGGTGCGCGCGACGAGCGCGGCGGGCTGGAGCTCGCCAAGGTGTACGGCCTCCTCGGCGTCGAGCACATCTTGAGCGGCATCGACCACCTGCTGTTCGTCATCGGCCTGCTGTTCCTGGTCGGGCTGAACAAGCGGCTCATCGGCACGATCTCGGCGTTCACCTTGGCGCACAGCTTCACGCTGGCCGCCAGCGCGCTGGGCTGGCTGACGCTGCGCTCGCCACCGGTGGAGGCGACCATCGCGCTGTCGATCGTGCTGGTCGCGGCCGAAGCACTCAACGACCGGCAGACCTGGAGCCGCCGCTGGCCCGCGCTGGTGGCCTTCCTGTTCGGGCTGATCCACGGGCTGGGCTTCGCCGGCGCGCTCAAGGACATCGGCCTGCCGCAGCAGAACATCCCGCTCGCGCTGCTGAGCTTCAACCTCGGCGTGGAAGCCGGGCAGCTGATGGTGGTTGCGCTGGCGTGGGGCCTCACGGTGCTGCTGCGGCGCCATGCCTTCGCGCTCGCGGTGAAGCGGCCGGCGCTCTACGGCATCGGTGCGCTGGCGAGCTTCTGGACCATTTCGCGCATCGTCGCGATCGCCGGCTGA
- a CDS encoding TIGR02466 family protein — MASAPPRAQVFELFPTPVMRVEGCIDTTLVAGLHAQLGGDLSEANHRSEALSHSRLLSPQDAPLLREVAQRLDAPLREFGTLLFGEALHWRIKEMWLNVMQSGGQQAVHNHANSFVSGVLYLSACEPASNTAFIRSLGGRDYVFSNANPRSTTGPFNAERWIGPTPAAGDLLLFPSYLLHEVPMNRGATRSTLAFNAMPDRLDAWGYSMSFSH; from the coding sequence ATGGCATCCGCTCCACCCCGCGCGCAGGTCTTCGAGCTCTTCCCGACGCCGGTGATGCGCGTCGAGGGCTGCATCGACACCACGCTGGTCGCCGGACTGCATGCGCAGCTCGGCGGCGACCTCTCGGAAGCGAACCATCGCTCCGAAGCGCTGTCGCACAGCCGCCTGCTGTCGCCGCAGGACGCACCGCTGCTGCGCGAGGTGGCGCAGCGCCTCGATGCACCGCTGCGCGAATTCGGCACGCTGCTCTTCGGCGAGGCGCTGCACTGGCGCATCAAGGAGATGTGGCTCAACGTGATGCAGTCCGGCGGCCAGCAGGCGGTGCACAACCACGCCAACAGCTTCGTCTCGGGCGTGCTCTACCTGAGCGCCTGCGAGCCGGCGAGCAACACCGCCTTCATCCGCAGCCTCGGCGGGCGCGACTACGTGTTCAGCAATGCCAACCCGCGCAGCACCACCGGCCCCTTCAACGCCGAACGATGGATCGGCCCGACGCCCGCCGCGGGCGACCTGCTGCTGTTCCCGAGCTACCTGCTGCACGAGGTGCCGATGAACCGCGGCGCCACGCGCAGCACCCTCGCCTTCAACGCCATGCCGGACCGGCTCGACGCGTGGGGCTATTCGATGTCCTTCTCGCACTGA
- a CDS encoding copper chaperone PCu(A)C, translating to MTTTQRSPRIASALRRALLLTLALSPIAAATHEYYGADFTLIHPWADPTPEGQLASAPIYFTMESVRGKDRLVRASTPYAETVEFRSSDAPSAKRLKAIDIAPADKLDFGKDKPHMVLRNLKAPLQWGRSYEMTMFFEKSGPLQVMVSVGAH from the coding sequence ATGACAACGACCCAACGCTCCCCCCGCATCGCGTCCGCCCTGCGGCGCGCCCTTCTGCTGACGCTGGCGCTCTCGCCGATCGCTGCCGCGACGCACGAGTACTACGGCGCGGATTTCACGCTGATCCATCCGTGGGCCGACCCGACGCCCGAAGGGCAGCTGGCCTCTGCACCGATCTACTTCACGATGGAAAGCGTGCGCGGCAAGGACCGCCTGGTGCGCGCCAGCACGCCCTACGCCGAGACGGTGGAATTCCGCAGCAGCGACGCGCCATCCGCCAAGCGGCTCAAGGCCATCGACATCGCCCCCGCCGACAAGCTCGACTTCGGCAAGGACAAGCCGCACATGGTGCTGCGCAACCTGAAGGCGCCGCTGCAATGGGGCCGCAGCTACGAGATGACGATGTTCTTCGAGAAGTCCGGCCCGCTGCAGGTCATGGTGTCGGTCGGCGCGCACTGA
- a CDS encoding acyl-CoA thioesterase: MKIEIPEKKKLVYEMSIAIRWGDMDAMGHLNNGSYFRYMETARIDWVRSIGFEPDPSGEGMVIVNAFCNFYRQLEYPGDVLLKMYASDPARTTFETWATMARADAPEVICAAGGATTIWVDFPRQKAMALPEWLRTLVSA, translated from the coding sequence ATGAAGATCGAAATCCCCGAGAAGAAGAAGCTGGTCTACGAGATGTCCATCGCCATCCGCTGGGGCGACATGGATGCGATGGGCCACCTCAACAACGGCAGCTATTTCCGTTACATGGAGACGGCGCGGATCGACTGGGTGCGCTCGATCGGCTTCGAACCCGACCCGAGCGGCGAGGGCATGGTCATCGTCAATGCCTTCTGCAACTTCTACCGCCAGCTCGAGTACCCGGGCGACGTGCTGCTGAAGATGTACGCCAGCGACCCTGCACGCACCACCTTCGAGACCTGGGCCACCATGGCACGCGCCGACGCGCCCGAGGTGATCTGCGCGGCCGGCGGTGCGACCACCATCTGGGTCGATTTCCCCAGGCAGAAGGCGATGGCGCTGCCCGAGTGGCTGCGTACGCTGGTCAGCGCCTGA
- a CDS encoding electron transfer flavoprotein-ubiquinone oxidoreductase → MTHDEILAQFGPRESMEYDVVVVGGGPAGLSTAIRLKQLAAQNDKEISVVVLEKGSEPGAHILSGAIMDPRALSELIPDWKAKGAPLNQPVTADTFLMLSETGATRTPNFLLPHNFHNEGNYIVSLGNVVKWLAQQAEELGVEIFPGFPAAEVLYTDDGKVRGVATGNLGIGKDGEPTENFQLGMELLGKYTVFAEGARGHLGRQLIAKYKLDDGKDPQSYGIGIKELWEIDPARHEPGLAIHTAGWPLPSDTYGGSFVYHAENNQLIIGYVVGLDYQNPHMSPFEEFQRFKTHPNIRWYLEGQDKGLKPAKRLSYGARAITAGGLLSLPKTVFPGGALVGCEAGYLNASRIKGSHAAIKTGMLAAEAAFEAVAAGRQHDELAAYPEAFEKSWLHTELNKARNFKQWFKKGLTVGTVMTGIEQFVLRGHIPWTIHRTEPDHARLKPASACKKIAYPRPDGKLTFDRLSSVFISNTNHEENQPAHLTLKDATVPTRINLPEYAGPEARYCPAGVYEFVPDEANAGKERLQINAQNCVHCKTCDIKDPTQNIVWVTPEGGGGPNYVGM, encoded by the coding sequence ATGACCCACGACGAAATCCTCGCCCAGTTCGGCCCGCGCGAATCCATGGAGTACGACGTCGTCGTCGTCGGTGGCGGGCCGGCCGGGTTGTCGACCGCGATCCGCCTCAAGCAGCTCGCGGCACAGAACGACAAGGAGATTTCGGTGGTGGTGCTCGAGAAGGGCTCGGAGCCCGGCGCGCACATCCTGTCGGGCGCCATCATGGACCCGCGCGCGCTGTCGGAACTCATCCCCGACTGGAAGGCCAAGGGCGCGCCGCTGAACCAGCCGGTCACGGCCGACACCTTCCTGATGCTCAGCGAGACCGGCGCGACCCGCACGCCCAACTTCCTGCTGCCGCACAACTTCCACAACGAAGGCAACTACATCGTCAGCCTCGGCAACGTGGTGAAGTGGCTGGCGCAACAGGCCGAGGAACTCGGCGTGGAGATCTTCCCCGGCTTCCCGGCCGCCGAAGTGCTCTACACCGACGACGGGAAGGTGCGCGGCGTGGCCACCGGCAACCTCGGCATCGGCAAGGACGGCGAGCCGACCGAGAACTTCCAGCTCGGCATGGAGCTGCTGGGCAAGTACACGGTGTTCGCCGAAGGCGCGCGCGGCCACCTGGGCCGCCAATTGATCGCGAAGTACAAGCTCGACGACGGCAAGGACCCGCAGAGCTACGGCATCGGCATCAAGGAGCTGTGGGAGATCGACCCGGCCCGCCACGAGCCGGGCCTGGCCATCCACACGGCCGGCTGGCCGCTGCCCTCGGACACCTACGGCGGCTCCTTCGTCTACCACGCGGAGAATAACCAGCTCATCATCGGCTACGTGGTCGGGCTCGACTACCAGAACCCGCACATGAGCCCCTTCGAGGAGTTCCAGCGCTTCAAGACGCACCCGAACATCCGCTGGTACCTCGAAGGCCAGGACAAGGGCCTGAAGCCGGCCAAGCGCCTGAGCTACGGCGCGCGCGCCATCACGGCCGGCGGCCTGCTGTCGCTGCCCAAGACGGTGTTCCCGGGCGGCGCGCTGGTCGGCTGCGAAGCCGGCTACCTGAACGCGAGCCGCATCAAGGGCAGCCACGCCGCGATCAAGACCGGCATGCTGGCGGCCGAAGCCGCCTTCGAGGCCGTGGCCGCGGGCCGCCAGCACGACGAGCTCGCCGCCTACCCTGAGGCCTTCGAGAAGAGCTGGCTGCACACCGAGCTGAACAAGGCGCGCAACTTCAAGCAGTGGTTCAAGAAGGGCCTGACGGTGGGCACCGTGATGACCGGCATCGAGCAGTTCGTGCTGCGCGGCCACATCCCCTGGACCATCCACCGCACAGAGCCGGACCATGCGCGGCTGAAGCCCGCGAGCGCGTGCAAGAAGATCGCCTACCCCCGGCCCGACGGCAAGCTCACCTTCGACCGGCTCTCCAGCGTGTTCATCAGCAACACCAACCACGAAGAGAACCAGCCGGCGCACCTGACGCTGAAGGACGCGACGGTGCCCACGCGCATCAACCTGCCCGAGTACGCCGGCCCCGAGGCGCGCTACTGCCCGGCCGGCGTGTACGAGTTCGTGCCCGACGAGGCGAACGCCGGCAAGGAGCGGCTGCAGATCAACGCGCAGAACTGCGTGCACTGCAAGACCTGCGACATCAAGGACCCGACGCAAAACATCGTGTGGGTCACCCCCGAGGGCGGCGGCGGGCCGAACTACGTCGGCATGTGA